From Mycolicibacterium nivoides, a single genomic window includes:
- a CDS encoding crotonase/enoyl-CoA hydratase family protein, producing MTTDPALGTLTLQRDGHVLLIGLNRPEKRNAFDVAMLTDLSLAYGLLESDDDLRVGVLFAHGEHFTAGLDLVDVAPYVASGELPMPEGGRDPWRLDGEWTKPVVAAAQGRCLTLGIELLLAADIRVAAQDARFAQIEVLRGIYPFGGATMRLPRQTGWGNAMRWLLTGDEFDATEAHRIGLIQEVAPDTDTAVARAREIAHTIADRAAPLGVRATLASAHTAHREGDAAAIARLRPVVAELFGTADAAEGVQSFIERRAANFQGR from the coding sequence ATGACGACAGACCCGGCCCTGGGCACCCTCACCCTGCAGCGGGATGGCCACGTCCTGCTGATCGGACTGAATCGCCCGGAGAAACGCAACGCGTTCGACGTCGCGATGCTCACCGATCTCTCGCTCGCCTACGGACTGCTGGAATCCGACGACGACCTGCGCGTCGGTGTGCTGTTCGCCCACGGTGAGCACTTCACCGCAGGCCTCGATCTCGTCGACGTGGCGCCGTATGTCGCCAGCGGTGAACTGCCCATGCCCGAGGGCGGACGCGACCCGTGGCGCCTCGACGGCGAGTGGACGAAACCGGTCGTCGCGGCAGCCCAGGGCCGATGCCTGACCCTCGGCATCGAACTGCTCCTGGCCGCCGACATCCGCGTCGCAGCCCAGGACGCCCGGTTCGCGCAGATCGAGGTGCTCCGGGGCATCTATCCGTTCGGCGGCGCCACCATGCGGCTACCGCGCCAGACCGGCTGGGGCAATGCCATGCGGTGGCTGCTCACCGGTGACGAGTTCGACGCGACCGAGGCGCACCGCATCGGGCTGATCCAGGAGGTCGCGCCGGATACCGATACGGCCGTCGCCCGAGCCCGGGAGATCGCGCACACCATCGCCGATCGCGCCGCGCCGCTCGGGGTCCGGGCCACCCTCGCCTCGGCGCACACCGCGCACCGCGAAGGGGACGCCGCGGCCATCGCCCGGCTGCGGCCCGTGGTTGCCGAACTGTTCGGCACCGCTGACGCCGCCGAAGGTGTGCAGTCCTTCATCGAGCGACGCGCCGCGAACTTCCAGGGCCGCTGA
- a CDS encoding TetR/AcrR family transcriptional regulator: MTGSPDTAAKPRNKRGSTRARMLSSAVEVLRERGAAGVTIDEVLTRSGAPRGSVYHHFPGGRRQILIEALQFAADRIGDVIGAETSDSAWDLVHRFVEFWERVLIGSDFAAGCPVVAVAIAAPDEEPDLTAAAAAIFDRWRTALAGAFAADGFDESDASSLAVMCIATLEGAVVLCRSSRSVNPLHDVARQLEFLIKSREFVRRNGVPRFSRQSP, from the coding sequence ATGACCGGGTCGCCTGACACCGCCGCGAAGCCGCGCAACAAGCGTGGCTCCACCCGCGCCCGCATGCTCAGCAGCGCGGTCGAGGTGCTGCGCGAGCGGGGCGCCGCCGGCGTCACGATCGATGAAGTCCTCACCCGCAGCGGCGCACCACGCGGTTCGGTGTACCACCATTTCCCCGGCGGACGTCGCCAGATCCTGATCGAGGCGCTCCAGTTCGCCGCGGACAGAATCGGCGATGTCATCGGCGCCGAAACTTCCGACAGCGCATGGGATCTGGTGCATCGATTCGTCGAATTCTGGGAACGGGTGCTCATCGGAAGCGATTTCGCCGCAGGTTGCCCGGTCGTCGCGGTGGCGATCGCCGCCCCCGACGAGGAACCCGACCTCACCGCGGCGGCCGCCGCCATCTTCGACCGCTGGCGCACCGCCCTGGCCGGGGCCTTCGCCGCCGACGGTTTCGACGAGTCCGACGCCTCCTCCCTGGCGGTGATGTGCATCGCCACCCTGGAGGGCGCCGTGGTGCTGTGCCGGTCGTCCCGATCGGTCAATCCGTTGCACGATGTCGCCCGGCAACTCGAATTCCTGATCAAGTCAAGGGAATTCGTCCGGCGCAACGGCGTGCCGCGGTTCAGTCGGCAGTCACCCTGA